A window from Sordaria macrospora chromosome 2, complete sequence encodes these proteins:
- a CDS encoding 40S ribosomal protein eS24: protein MADSDSPVTLRTRKFIRNPLLGRKQMVVDILHPNRPNISKDELREKLATLYKATKDQVNVFGLRTQFGGGKTTGFALVYDSPEAMKKFEPHYRLVRVGLASKIEKASRQQRKQRKNRQKTLRGTAKVKGAKPKKEK, encoded by the exons ATGGCTGACTCCGACTCCCCCGTCACCCTGCGCACTCGCAAGTTCATCCGCAACCCTCTGCTTGGCCGCAAGCAGATGGTCGT GGATATCCTCCACCCCAACCGTCCTAACATCTCCAAGGACGAGCTCCGCGAGAAGCTGGCCACCCTCtacaaggccaccaaggacCAGGTCAACGTCTTCGGTCTCCGCACCCAGTTCGGTGGCGGCAAGACCACTGGCTTCGCCCTCGTCTATGACTCCCCCGAGGCCATGAAGAAGTTCGAGCCCCACTACCGTCTTGTCCGTGTCGGCCTTGCCtccaagatcgagaaggcTTCTCGCCAGCAGC GCAAGCAGCGCAAGAACCGCCAGAAGACCCTCCGCGGCActgccaaggtcaagggtgccaagcccaagaaggagaaataA